The DNA sequence GATGAAACGCTCATGTGCCTCAGTCTTCCTACCAGCACCTGGTTGGCACCTGAACCATCTGCAGACCAGACAGGGCAACATAGTTAAACCAGGCGTGTTGAATTAAAGGCAGTGCAACATAGTTAAACCAGGCGTGTTGAATTAAAGGCAGTGCAACATAGTtaaaccaggtgtgttgaattagGCAGGGCAGCATAGTTAAACCAGTAGTGTTGAATTAAAGACAGGGCAGCATAGTTAAACCAGGAGTGTTGAATTAAAGACAGGGCAGCATAGTtaaaccaggtgtgttgaattaaAGACAGGGCAGCATAGTtaaaccaggtgtgttgaattaaAGACAGGGCAGCATAGTTAAACCAGTAGTGTTGAATTAAAGACAGGGCAGCATAGTTAAACCAGTAGTGTTGAATTAAAGACAGGGCAGCATAGTTAAACCAGGAGTGTTGAATTAAAGGCAGGGCAGCATAGTTAAACCAGTAGTGTTGAATTAAAGACAGGGCAGCATAGTTAAACCAGGAGTGTTGAATTAAAGGCAGGGCAGCATAGTTAAACCAGGAGTGTTGAATTAAAGACAGGGCAGCATAGTTAAACCAGGAGTGTTGAATTAAAGGAGAAGCAAACGATCAGAGTGAGGAACCGAGGACCAGGAGGGGAAACAGACTTTCATCTGTTTGGGAACAAAACCTCTCCAATATGTTACACCTAAACAGTCTAAACTTATGCACAGTCTGAACAGACGGTAAAAACCTGGGTCTATAAAGCATTTTACTGTTGTTCTCTTCCATCCCATAACACCCTTAAACCGTCAGTGTCTGACTGACCAGTTAAACGGAAATAGATTATTTCAGTAGAGTTTAaacatgtctccctctcttccgCTCTTCTAGTGATCAGGGCCAAGGTGGTTGGAAAGAAAGTGGTTGAGGCTGGTAATGACGTCTATGGCAACACCATCAAGAGGATCAAGTACGACATCAAACAGATCAAGGTATGATCAGACTTTTTATTACGTGCTTTCTGCAGTCAGTGAAGTTCAGACCTGCATATGGACATGTTTGATAggtccttctcttcctctccttgtgATTGGATAGATGTTCAAAGGTCCTGACCGGGATATCGACGCCATCTTCACTGCACCCTCCTCAGCCGTTTGTGGCGTTACTCTGGAAACCAACGGCAACAAGGAGTATCTCTTCACAGGTGCGGTTCTCACTATGTTACCAAGCTCTATTGCCAGCACTGGTTCAACTACCAATAAATGCTTACAGCATTAGGACCATcccactgaccatcctactgaccaTCCCACTGAACATcccactgaccatcctactgaccaTCCCACTGAACATcccactgaccatcctactgaccaTCCCACTGAACATcccactgaccatcctactgaccatcctactgaccaTCCTGCTGACTGCATCCCACTGACCATCCCACTGACCATCCCACTGACCACCCCACTGACCATCCCACTGACCGTCCTACTGACCATcccactgaccatcctactgaccaTCCCACTGAACATcccactgaccatcctactgaccatcctactgaccatcccactgaccatcctactgaccatcccactgaccatcctactgaccaTCCCACTGACTGCATCCCACTGACCATTCTACTGACCATCCTGCTGACCATcccactgaccatcctactgaccatcccactgaccatcctactgaccaTCCCACTGACTGCATCCCACTGACCATTCTACTGACCATCCTGCTGACCATCCCACTGACCATCCTgctgaccatcctactgaccaTCCTGCTGACCATCCCACTGACTGCATCCCACTGACCATTCTACTGACCATCCTGCTGACCATCCTGCTGACCATCCCACTGACCATCCTgctgaccatcctactgaccaTCCTgctgaccatcctactgaccaTCCTGCTGACCATCCCACTGACTGCATGCTGTATGAGAAAACAAGTGCTTTAGAACAATACATTTTGGTACAACTTCAGGTTTTAATTtataataacttttttttttaaataaatgtttgtttttaaattaatgatgtatacccattgattcttgaagaatatagctTGTATATTAGTAATGTctttagttcaactgttgtaccccatcagaacccaaaatacaagCTTGTTTTCATTTGAATCACATGCATGGTCAGtgtttgcatccatagctctgtctatgaatttgaggtGGTTACGTTTCTTCAGCccgtccctcagctttttaccaaaaccgTGGCGGGGTGTCTGCTTTGTTATTGTTGGAACTGCAGATTTCTAAATGAATCATGACAAATGTTATACATGCTTATGAATGAACCATTTTATAATTCTTATAAATGTTTATAAATATTGAAATATGAATTGATTTGAAGTATTTATGTACACTAGTTATAAATAGTTTATGAATGCTTATTCAAgttattataaagtgttacccacTCGAAGAGTTCCAGTGTTCCTGTCTGTATCAGTATGTTTTCTCTATGGGACATAGACTCACTATCTCCTCTGTCTGCAGGCAAGCTGGAGACGGATGGAACCATGCATGTAACACTGTGTGACTTTATTGAGTCTTGGGAGGCCATGAGTGCCACACAAAAGAAGAGTTTGACTCAACGCTATGAGAGTGGCTGCAAGTgcaaggtgtgtgtgggtgtgtttgatgGGAATTATAGGAATATTACAGTACACCAGTTTTGTTCAATATTTACACAGCACATTTTCTTAAAAAGATTACTCTGGTCACATTGGCAAACGCTAGAGAATTGGGGTAATGATCAGTCGGTGATCttggtctttctctctttctgctccgATCCACAGATCATCCGCTGCACTTCCATCCCCTGTACGATCAGCGCCCCAGAGGAGTGTCTGTGGACGGACTGGGTGATGGAAAAGAGCCACAGCGGTCCCCAGGCCCAACACTTTGCCTGTATCAATAGGAGCGATGGGTCCTGTGCCTGGTACAGGGGGATAGCACCACCCAAGAAGGAGTTCCTGGATATTGAAGACCCCTAAACTCTTCAGGCCATCCACTCACTGTTCAGAGTGACTAAAGATGTCTGCAATTAATACATGGAAAAAACAAAAGTACACAAAGCTACAAATCCAAATAATTATGATTAAATGAATCAGTGAAGTAGTTAATAACAATGAATTACAAGACCCATATTGACTTGTCCAGTTGTGATGTCACATAGAGAGGTCAGGTGACAGGTTGCAGGAAATAGTCCGTATGCAAGAGAGCAACAATCTGGAGAAAACAGCACTTTCTGACCCCCTCACCGCTCTAAAAGCGCTTACTGGTCACTTCTTGTACAAGTGCaataaaaataaactacaaaTCAAATATAGAGCTTCAAGTATTAATTGATCTTGTGCCGTTCATTTGTCGCTCGCTTTTAAACTGGAACCAAAGGTGTTATTGAAACCCAAAAGGGTGATATCAAAATGTTGTTGGCCGATGTGGTCGTGTTTCTAAATAGAACATTATTCCTAAAAAATACCATCCTAAAGCCTGGGGCATGTTCAGCTGGGCACAATATTGTAGAACGTTCAGATCGTATGTTTAAATACATGAAGAACAAACATGTTTCTCTGACATAAAGGAAGGAATCATGTAAGCTCTATTcatggcatttctatctgcaacattcatCCTTTGCCTACAACATTCAACACTAGCCTCCTGAACGTAGCCCTGAAGTAGTTTAGGTCGAAACCAGGGCTTCAGTTTTGTAATGTCATTGACCAAATTAAACATGACTCAGATGCAGTGGAGgctagtgggaggagctataggaggatgggctcattataATAGCTGAAATGGAATAAATTGAACGAGTCAAACATCtggtttgataccgttccatttattcctttCCAGCCAtgacaatgagcccgtcctcctatagttcctcccaccagcctccgctGCTCAGATTCTTTCTTCCTTGCTTCATAAGTCTGATAATATTATTCTTGGTGTATATTCTTCGGTGGGATAAAGATTCTGTTCATTTTAATGTACTAGACAGGAGTGGTCTAAAAAAAATAGGTGCTGTGTCGTATAACTAGAAGTGCTTCATCATTCCTATTATAATATTAACTGGCTTATCTAAGGTCTTACTATGGACAAAACCCTTTGTTGATTTCTCTGCAACGGAGACTGTAAACCTGGCTGCTATGTCTATATACCTACACTGCACATGCCACACAGTACAGTCTGAAAACAAGGTCATTGAATCTTCCATTTTTTTGTTATGTACGTATTTTATATTTGTTTAGTTCTGGTATAATTATAATATTTTGCTTTGGTTGTTTTGTCTCTTGGTGTAATGCCTCTGTGTAAGAACATATTTCATTAGAAAAATTGGGAGACTCGTTATACCTTTTTGCAAATTATATGTGTTCTTTGTAAAAAAACACAAACTTTTTTGTGTGTGAATATTCTCGAATTGTGATTGGGGTAAAGGGAATATGTTTGGCACAGTTTTCTGTTCACTTTACAGTACACGTAGTTACTTCACAAAACAGATCAGACCCATATTGTAGCATGCCATAATCTCCACTGAAGACTTGTATTAGCTCCCCAAGCTATTGCCAAGGTTTTAGCTTAGCGGACTAACATAGTCTTGTGGTGCATTGGACACCTGGGTTTGAACCCAGCCTGTCAGAGTAGTTTGTTGGTTACCGGTGCTCTGCTTCACCATGACCCGTCCTCTACAAGAGGTTCATCTACAATTACAGTTGTATTACTTCAGTAAAAACTGAACACAATGTTGTACTGCTATAATAACTTATCAATCATTTGCCGACAGGACAGGGATACTGTATCATATAACTCCAAACTTGTATATCCACGTAAAAAATATGAAATTCTCCTGTAATGTACATGGTATCAATTCTGTATTAGTAAGTGTCTCTTTATGTAATACTAGCAGAAAAGTAGAATGAAATTGGACGACTCGTGCTAGATCCACATGAGACTGTGGAGAAGCAACTGAATATTTTTGCATGCATATGACTCCTTGTGTCATTGGGACTGTATGGTATCTTCAGACATTGGACAGGCGATACGAATAAAAGTTTAGATATACATCTGATGTGTTTATTTACTTGTTCAGCAATTGTGCAGCAGAATTTATATGACACAATATTTCACCCAAtcttataataattattattatgccCATATTTGAGTTGTTCGGCATGCTGAATTTTTACGGTGGTACAATGGCTCCTCCTGCTGACAGATCTATGTGCCTGCCCGTGTTGACTGTATTTGATTACAGAGTGCCCTCCTCTGGAATACACTGGAAATGTACCATTATTACTACATTCCACATGAAGAAAGTGGTCAAAATCACGGGATGGAATAAACTGTAGTGTAGGGGTCATTGAAAACGGTAGAGGTCCATTAATGTTGATGTGACAGTTCAAGGCTATGTTAAATTCAAAAGTTCCCATTCTTGAGGGCATCTCTTATTTGAGATTGCATGTGCACAATAAGTGATTAATATTCTTACATAAAACACATTTAATTGGGGGGATTTGATACATTTATTGAgaaattaaaaacaagaaatacATAATAACATGCCATAATTCATGTTGTTACATAACAGCCAAGCACTGTGTTTTCAATTATATCAATCAATGAAATCCTCTGGATTTCCAGCACCttaccacagatagaacaatgagccatatgtttcaccggatgtatgaatctgaggcatccgtttggcgtttccactcaccaccaaatatgatgatgagaggaagcccagtggccggcagtgggacaagatggagcgagatggattttgggcggctctgagcacttgttggctgcttttccttcactttgcagtccaactcatcccaaaccatctcaattgggttgaagtcgggtgattgtggaggccaggtcatctgatgaagcactccatcactctcctccttggtcaaatagcgcttacacagcctggaggtatgttgggtcattgttctgttgaaaaacaaatgatagtcccactaagcgcaaaccagatgggatggcgtatcgctgcagaatgctgtggtagccatgctgattaagggtgaattctaaataaatcactgacggtgtcacaaacaaagcacccccacaccaccacacctcctccttcatggtgggaaccacacacagaGATCATCATTTCACCTACGCTGCATCTCACAAATACacagcggttggaaacaaaaatctc is a window from the Oncorhynchus kisutch isolate 150728-3 unplaced genomic scaffold, Okis_V2 Okis06b-Okis10b_hom, whole genome shotgun sequence genome containing:
- the LOC109876472 gene encoding metalloproteinase inhibitor 2, encoding MTWSISSCFITLVVLFLWRVEDIAEACSCSPAHPQQAFCNADVVIRAKVVGKKVVEAGNDVYGNTIKRIKYDIKQIKMFKGPDRDIDAIFTAPSSAVCGVTLETNGNKEYLFTGKLETDGTMHVTLCDFIESWEAMSATQKKSLTQRYESGCKCKIIRCTSIPCTISAPEECLWTDWVMEKSHSGPQAQHFACINRSDGSCAWYRGIAPPKKEFLDIEDP